Below is a window of Patescibacteria group bacterium DNA.
GGTCGCGGCACTGGCGAAAGTTTTGGCGTAAAAAATTTACGCAGAGGTTATTCGAGGGTGTTGCCGAATTTACCTGACAAGATTGAATGAATTTCGACTCTGCTTTCGTTAAAAATGCCCAATTTCCCAGGCTCGATTTCGAAAACCTGCCAGTCGTCAAGAGGATCATTGAGCACGGTTCCAATTTTTTCTCCGTCGAAATAAACATCAACAAGATTGAGCGTCTCGCCGCCAGTTTCTTTTTGATAGATGTAACCGAGAACTAGACTTGAGGTTTTTTTGTTCACAATTGCAGGTTAAAAATTCAACCTAAAAATTCTCAGCGATTGCCAAATAGTCTTTTAGTGCTTCTAGGCTGAGTTTTACCATGGTTGGAAATTGTTGGTTGAACTTGATGCCCATTGTTCCAAGCTGAAGATGTATTAGGGCATGATGTTCTTTTGCTGAGACAGATCCGTTGTGGTCACCATGCGAAGGAACAGCATTTGCGGTGAAGCGGCTAAGTCCTTCTATTTTTTCGTTGACCTTGACCATGTCGGGCTCGACACCTTCTTTGGGCTCAACAAGTGCGATAATCTCTTTCACAAGTGGAACAATCTGCGTGTGAACAGAGAGCGCTCTTTCGACACTCGTCTTTATTTCTCCGGCTAAAATTTCGGCATCCATGTTTTTGCAAAGGAGCGCGCTATCCAGACCCTCAACCACTTTTAGGTTTTCTTCTTTTTCTGCTAAAGCAATTGCGTCATCACAAAACTTAAGCCATTTTCCCAAAGCAGTCCTATCTCTTTGAATTATTTTTCGCTCGGGGAGTTGTTCGTCGGGGAGGTTTTTACTTGCGTCGGCGTTCATTAGTTCAGGGTTAAATTTTTTGAGTTGAGACTTTATCGTGGTAAAATTGTTTTGTCAACCCTACTGCATTCCCATGAATCCTGCCGAATTTCTCGAAAAAATCGTCTCGATTTACTCGCCCTCTGAGCGCGAGGATGAGCTCGCGAAATTTATCGCCGCGACCGCGCAAGACTTGGGTTTCGCGAAAACTTCAGTCGATCACTTCAGCAATGTCGTGCTCGAGATCGGTGCGCCGACTGCGCAGAAAACCATTCTTCTGCTCGGGCACATCGACACGGTGCGACCATTTTTGTCAGTCAAAATTAAAGACGGAAAATTATTCGGTCGTGGTGCGGTCGATGCGAAAGGTCCCTTCGCGACTTTCGTTTTCGCGGCGCTGGCGGCTGCTCCGCAACTCAAAAATACGAAAATTATCGTCGCGGGTGCGAGCCAGGAAGAGCAGCACGGCACGGGCGCGCGCGTGCTTGCCGAGAAATTTACCGCTCCTGATTTCATCGTGGTTGGCGAGCCGTCAGGCTTCACGGGCATCACGCTCGGCTACAAGGGCACTTTTTCGATGGAATTTTTCAAGCGCAAAAATTCAGCGCACTCCGCCAACGATTCCGAAAAAAACGCGATTGAGGAGGCGATTGATTTCACCCAAAAAATTAAAAAGTTTTGCGACGAATTCAATTCCGGCAAATCGATCTGGGAAGGCCTGCAACAGCGTGTCGTCAAATTCGTCTTTGACGAAGTGAATGGTGTTGAGCAGGTGAAGGTGCGTGTGAAATTTCGCACGCCAATCGGCTTCGACATCGCCGCGCTGAAAAAAGTCGTCGGCAAAAATTCGAAAGGTGGCGAGATTTCCTACCTGCAGAGCTGGGGCAGCGAGGAGGCTTGTCTCTCGCCCAAAAATTCGCCACTCGTCAAAGCTTTTCTCGCGGCGATTCGGGCGGAGGGCGGCGAGCCGGTTTTCAAAGTCAAAACCGGAACGGCGGATATGAATACACTGGTCAAAGCTTTTCCGGGCGTGCCGATTGTTTCCTATGGTCCGGGTGACAGCAATCTCGATCACACGCCGCAGGAACATATCGAGCTCGCCGAATTCGAAAAGGCGATTAAGATTTTGGAAAAAGTTTTGCTGAGGCTTGATGAGCGAGCATGAAAGGAGTTGAGTCTTAGCTAGCGAGATGAAAAAACGAACCTTTGGTTTTTTTAGACCAACTATTTTTTAGCAGCGAAAAATTTGGGGCGTAGGGAACGGACATGTCCGTTCCCTACAAACAGGATGGAGCCAAAATATATAGTTTGCCTTCAGGTTCTCGTGGGAATTTTAGTTGCGGGCTGGTAGAGATGTTGCATGCAATGTCTATACGACCACGACCTACGGTCGCGAAATTCGATTCCATATGACCAGCCCTTTTGACCTTTTACCTAAAAAATGCCAAAATTAAAGCCTCTCGCTTAGTTATATAATTAACAAGCGGGATTGCTTCTTCCGACATTTTCCGGAATCGCAATGACAAATACCATGACCACTCGTCTCAAAATCGCGCTCCAAAAAAAAGGTCGCCTCGCCGATGAGTCTTTCGCTCTGCTGCGCAAAATCGGACTCACTTTCGTCGCGAACGGACACTATTTAGTTTTGAAATGCACCGATTTTCCGGCGGATATTTTGCTTTTGCGTGATGACGACATTCCGGCTTTCGTCGCGCGCGGCTCGGCGGATCTCGGCATCGTCGGTCAAAATGTCGTGCGGGAGTCCGGCAAAAAAGTCCGCGAGATTGCGCCGCTCGGTTTCGGCGCGTGTCGGCTCGCCATCGCTGTTCCGAGAAATTCAAAATTCAAAAAAATCGCCGACCTCAAAAATTCCACGATCGCGACGGAATATCCCAACTCCACAAAAAAGTTTTTCCGCGAGCTCAAAATTCCGGTCAGTCTCGCTGAGCTTTCCGGCTCGGCTGAAATCGCGCCGGAGATGGGCGTCGCCGATGCGATTGCCGACATCGTCGATACGGGCACGACGCTCGAAGCGCACAATCTGATTCCGCTGGAGCCGCCGATTTTTCGCAGTGAAGCGATTCTCGTCGCCGATCCGAAACTCTCGTCTGCCAAAAAGAAATTGCTCGAAGACTTGATTGCGCGCATCGAAGCCGTCCAAAAAGCCAGCGACAAAAAATATGTCGTGCTGAATTGTTCCGAAAAAAACTTGGCGAAAATCGAAAAACTTTTGCCGGCACTCGAAGCGCCGACCATTCTCCCGCTCGCGAAAAAAGGCGAGTTCGCGCTCCAATCAGTCGCGACCGAAAAAGAATTTTGGGCGGCGCTGCCGCGGCTCAAAGCCGCTGGTGCGAAAGACATTCTGCTGCTCAATGTCGAGAAAATTGTTCTTTAATTTTTTTCCAATGCCAGCCAAAAAGTCTTCCGCCGAAAAAAGAGTCGCCGTCATCTTCAGCCTCTCGACCAAAATCCGGAATGAGCTGAACAAGAAAATTCCGACGGGCTATCGCAGCCAATTCGTCGAAAAATTACTCGAACGAGAATTCAGCAAAGTTTCGACTGAGAAAAAAGCGGTCACGAAAAAAACTCTGCTCGCCCGACTTTTCCAAAAATAATTCGCGATGCAAATCCAAAAACTGGCTTCGCTCTCGACCAAGGAGCGCGCCGCGATTCTCGCGCGCGGCGGCGCGGCTGCGCCTGCAATCAAAAAAACAGTTGGCGCGATTTTGCAAAAAATTCGGCAAGACGGGGAAGCGGCAGTACTCGCTTTCACCAAAAAATTTGATGGCATCGAATTAAAAGGCCTCGCAGTTTCGGCGAAAGAATTAAAGGCAGTTGACGAGAAGTCCGCCAAGTTCGATTTTCTGCGCGCGGCTGCGGTGAACATTCAGAAGTTCCACGAGAATCAGCTCGCCAATATTCGCGCTGAAAAAAAAGTTCAAACGGCGCCAGGAGTCCAAATTTGGCGCGAGTGGCGACCGATTGCGCGAGTCGGGATTTATGCGCCGGGCGGACTCGCGACTTATCCGAGCTCGGTTTTGATGCAGGCGATTCCAGCGCGGATCGCGGGCTGTACGGAAATTATTCTCGCGACTCCTCCGCGGAAAGACGGTTCGATTTCCGAAGTGGTCATCGCGGCGGCGAAGCTAGCGGGTGTGACGAAAATTCTCAAGGTCGGCGGAGCGCAGGCAATCGGCGCACTCGCTTTCCTCGAGAAGGTTGAGAAAATTACCGGACCAGGTAATCCCTGGGTGACCGAGGCGAAGTCCCAAATTTCATCCGAGATTCCGATCGACATGCCGGCGGGTCCGAGCGAGATTCTCATCTTGGCGGACGACTCGGCGGTGCCGCGATTTGTCGCGGCAGATTTGTTGAGTCAGGCGGAGCACGCCAGCGACTCGACCGCGTTACTCGTGACGACTTCCACCAAGCTTGCCAAGGCAGTTGCCCGCGAGCTTGTCTTACAAATTAAAAAATTGTCGCGTCGAGCAATCGCGCAAAAGAGTCTCGATTCGCGCGGTCGGATTCTCGTCGCGAAAAATCTGCCCAGCGCGCTCACTTTCGTGAACGAGTTCGCCGCAGAGCACCTCGAAATTTGTCTCACCGATTCAGAAAAAATTCTGCCGCAAATTCAAAACGCCGGTTCGATTTTTCTCGGCAATTTTTCCTCCGAGCCGGCGGGAGATTTTGCCACCGGCACGAATCATGTCTTGCCGACGGCCGGCTTCGCCCGCAATTTCGCGCCGCTGTCGGTCGAATCGTTTGGCAAAAAAATTCAGATTCAGAAAATTTCCAAGACCGGACTCGCCGCGATTCGCGCGACCTGCGAAAAATTCGGTGCAGTCGAAGGTCTCGACGCGCACGCGCGTTCAATTTCAATTCGTTTCGATGCCAAAAATTAATTTCACCAAGCTCGCCAAAAAATCCGTGCGCAGCAGCGCGGCTTATTCTTCAGCGCGTTCGCTCGTGCGCGAGGCTTCGATTTTTCTTGACGCGAATGAAAACGCTTTCGGTTCGGTTCTGCCCAAAATTTCGAATGTTGAGCTGTCGCGCTATCCGGATCCACTGGCAAAAAAATTGCGTGAGCAATTTGGCAAATTTGTCGGCGTTTCCGCAGACCAAGTTTTGGTCGGCAATGGTTCGGATGAAATTATTTGGCTTCTGCTTTTGGCTTTCGTCGAGGCAGGCCAAGAAATTCTGACTTTCGCGCCGACTTTCTCGATGTACCGCGTTTTCGCCGAGCTGCTCGGACTGCGCGTGCGTGAGGTCGCGCTCGAAGCGGATTACTCGCTTGATACCGCGAAACTCTTGAGGCAGATTTCCGCGAAGACCAAACTCATTTTTCTCTGCTCGCCTAATAATCCAACCGGGCAAGTTTTGCCGCGGGCGCAGCTGGAGCAAATTATCCGGACGGGTAAATTGGTGGTGCTCGATGAAGCGTACATCGAATTCGCGCCGGAGAAGTCAGCGGTCGCTTTGCTCCGCAAATTTCCGAATTTAATTATCCTGCGGACTTTCTCGAAAGCCTGGGGTTTGGCGGGACTCCGCGTCGGCTGCGGCTTGATGGATGCGGCGGCGATTGCCATTCTCCAAAAAGTTCGCGCGCCTTATTCAGTCGACGCGCTTTCCCAAAAACTCGCGCTTGACGCTTTGGCGAATTCTAAAAAAATGCAGGCAATGGTTAAAAAGATTTTGGCAGAGAAAGAAAAACTTGCCGCCAAACTTTGGGAACTGGGCTTGATTGTTTTCCCGAGTGATGCGAATTTTCTACTCGTGCGTTTTCCGGCGGAAGTCTCTGCTTCGCGCGTCCAGAAAAACTTGCTCGAAAAATTCGGCATCGTCGTACGAGATTTCTCACACAAAAAATTCCTCGAAAATTGTGTTCGCATTACAGTCGGCAATCCTAATGAGAATGAAGAGTTGTTAAGAGCCTTGAGGAGCTTTAAGGATTTGAGTTCAAAGTGAAATATGAGAATTCTTTTCGCAAGCTTATTGTTTGGCAGAGTGCCAAAAAATTGGTCATGCTTGTTTACCAAATCACTAAAAAATTTCCACGCGAAGAAATTTTTGGCATGACGAATCAAATAAGGAGAGCCGCAGTTTCAGTTTGCGCAAATATTGCGGAAGGAAATGCGCGCTCTGGCGAAAAAGAGAGAATTCAGTTTTTCAATTTTGCCAAAGCTTCTTTAGTAGAAGTGGACTGTTTGGGAGAATTGGCGTTCGAACAAAATTATTTTAGCCAAAAAGATTTTGATGAATTGCTTGAACTAATTAACAAGACTGCTTATCTATTGATAAGATTAAAAAACTCAAAGATCAATAATCTTGATAATCCTAAAAGCTCACAATTATCTTTAAAATCACACGAATGATCTTTGACTTTCACACACACACTCGACAACAAGACGGCGCGAATTCTGCGCGCGAAATGATTGAGACGGCGATTGCACAGGGAGTCGCGATTCTCGGAATTTCCGAGCACTCGCCGCGCTTGCCGGGATTCCGCTACGCCGATGATCCAGTCGGCGAAGTGCGCGGACTGGAAGGGTGGTCAGAATTTCTCGCGGAAATCGATCAGCTCAAAATCGAATACACCGACCGAATCGAAATTCTGAAGGGCTGTGAGGTGGACTGGCTCGGCGAGGAGAATTTGGACTGGGTGAAAAAACTACTCGCCGCTGGTAGCTTCGACTACACGATTGGTTCGGTGCATTTCCTCGGTCGCTGGGGTTTCGATTATTTGAAAGACTGGGAAAGTGGCTACAAAAAATTCGAAAACATTGAGGCAATTTACCGCGAGTATTTTCTCGAATACGCGCGCATGGTGCGCTCGGGCTTGTTCGACATCGCGGGTCATCTCGACCTTATTAAAAAATTTAACGACCAATTTCCGCTGTCCGAAAATTCCAACATTTTAGAATTGGCTGAGCCAGCTTTCGCCGCTTTAGAAAATTCTAAAATGGTGCTCGAAATTTCTTCCGCTGGTCTGACGAAGCCTTGCCAGGAATGGTATCCGTCGCTCGAATTGTTGCAGGCGGCAAACAGTCGCGGAATTCCAATTACCTTTAATTCCGACGCGCACTCTGTGAATCGGATTGCCGAAAACTTCGCGGCTGCTAAGGAGTTCGCGAAGTCAGCAGGGTATTCTGAAGTTGTGATTTTTCACGCGAGTGGTCGGCGCGAGGAGCTTAAAATTTAGATTGTCTAGAAGAAGATAAGCCTTTTAGGATGTTTGACGGTGTTAAAATAAAACTCCTTAATAATCCCTCAAGCTCTTAATTATCCTCATAGTCTCACCAATGTTCACAGGCATTATTACCGAACTCGGCGAAGTCAAAAAAATTTTTCGTGATGGCGAAAACACAGCCTTCACGATTGCTGCGCCGAAGACAGCGCGCACTTTGAAAATAGGTGATTCCATCGCGATCAATGGCGCGTGCCACACGGTCGTTCAGAAAATTAAAAATACTTTTGTCGTCGAGTCGATGCCGGAGACTTTGCGCCGGACGAATTTCGGCGATTTCGAAATTGGCTCGCAGGTAAATTTGGAGCGACCGGTCGGCGTGTCTGGTAGTTTCGACGGTCACTTCGTCTCGGGTCACATCGACGGTGTCGCGAAGATTCTCACAATTAAAAAGGACAAGAATTCCAAAATTTTCACGCTCGCGTTGCCGAAAAATCTGACGAAGTTCGTGGTCGAAAAGGGTTCCATTTCGCTCGACGGCATTTCGCTCACAGTCATCTCGATTCATGGCAATAAAATTGAGGTTGGGATTATTCCGCACACTTTGCAGGAAACCAATTTGGGAATCAGAAAAGTTGGTGAGCGGGTGAATGTTGAGGCGGACTTACTTGCGAAGCATGTCGCGAAATTAATTCGAAAATGAAATTTGCCATCATCACATCGCGATTCGCCGAGAAGGCCGGTGATGCGCTCGATATTTTGAACGCGAGCTGCGCGCAGAAATTGCGCGAACTGAAAGTTGATTTCGAAAAGTTCACCGTCCCGGGTGCGTTCGAGATTCCCACACTCGCTAAGCAAATTTTGCTTACCAAAAAGTTCGACGGCGTCATCGCGCTCGGCGTCGTCGTGCGTGGCGAGACAGCACACTTCGATTTCGTCGCGGGGAATTGCGCTCGCAAATTAGCTGACCTCGGAGTCGAATTCGCGCAGCCGGTAATCTTCGGTGTGCTGACGACCGAGACGACCGCACAGGCTTCAGCGCGCGCGGCGCGCGGCGCGGAGTTTGCGACGGCAGCTTTTGAGCTCGCACACGAACTTGCTAAAATCCGCGCGTGAACCTGAGAACACTGCGCGACGCCGAAAATTTGTCCGGAAAAAGAGTTTTGGTGCGCGCTGATTTCGATGTTCCGATTGAAAATGGTGTGGTCACAAATGCTTCACGCATTCAGGCGGCGCTGCCGACGCTCGAATTTCTCCGTTCTGTCAGCGCAAAAATAATTCTCCTTGCACATCTCGGTCGTCCCAAAAGCGCTACTGATGAAAACTTACGACTTGATCCGATCGCAGTGAGCTTGTCCGAGCTGCTCGGAATTCCAGTCAAAAAACTAGACGACTGCGTTGGTGTTTCAGTCGAGGCTGAAATTGCAAAAATGCAGCCAGGCGAAATAATCTTGCTTGAGAATACGCGCTTCCATGCAGGCGAAGAAGAAAATAGCTCTGAGTTTGTTGCTGAACTTGCGCGTCTCGGCGAAGTCTTCGTGAATGACGCTTTTGCCACCGCGCATCGTGCGCACGCTTCCAATTTTGGCATCGCGCAAATTTTGCCGAGTTACGCCGGTCTCTCGCTCGAAAAAGAAATTCAAAGCTTGTCGTCAGTTTTATTAAGTCCGAAAAAACCGCTCGTCTTGATTTTGGGTGGTGCGAAGATTGACACGAAGATTGGCGTCCTGCGCCAATTCGTCACGCTCGCCGATACGATTCTCCTCGGCGGTGGTCTCGCGAATACTTTTCTCGCGGCACAAAATTTCGCAGTCGGTGCGAGTCTGTACGAGCCGGAAAAATTAGAAACGGCGCGCGAGATTCTGGCGCTGGCTGCTAAATTTAACTGTGCAATCGTGCTGCCGAGTGACGCCGTTTGTGCGCCGGACTTCGACTCGCCGAGCCAAACATTCGAGACGACGGCAATTCCCGCAGAGCAAAAAATGCTCGACCTCGGGGCGGAGTCGATTGGTCAATTTTCCGAAATTATTCAAAACGCTGGAACGGTCGTCTGGAATGGACCGGTCGGAGTTTTCGAACAGGCGGCTTTCGCTGCGGGCACGCACGCGATTATTACCGCCTGTGCCGCGACCTCGGCGGACACGATTTTGGGTGGCGGCGACACGCTCGCTGCGCTCGCGCAATTCGCAATCCCGCTCACCAAATTCACGCATGTCTCGACGGGCGGGGGAGCGATGCTCGAATTACTCGAAAACAAAAAACTGCCTGCACTCGCAATTCTCGAAAAATAATTCGAAAACTAACGGATGGAATCTTTCAAAGTTTTGCCAGCGCGAAAGGCGGGCACTTTGAGTGCCGGGATTTCGATCCGCTGAGTCGGATCGCGCGGACTGACTCCGGAACGCGCGGCGCGTTTGCTCACGCGAAAAGTTCCGAAACCGGTGACAGTCACATTGTTGCCCTTCTTGAGCTCGACGGTAATCGTCGCGACGAGACCTTCCAAAACTTCGGCGACGAGCCGTTTACTCAAACCGAGCCGCTCGGCGAGCGCGTCGATGAGTTCTTGACGATTCATCGAAGGAGGTTAATTGTCCCAATTTTGGGCGACAAAAATTCAAAATGCAAATTAGGCGACCTGCCAATTCGTGATTGTGTCACCGCCGCGGATTTCCGTGTCCGGGAAGAGTGGCGCGACTTTTCCCCAGATCGCGCTCGCGACTTCTTTGATGGGCTGATTGGCGTTCACTTTTTCCCAGTCATATTTTTTCGCTAATTTCAAAAAACTGGCGCGCGCTTTCGCAATCAGTCGGTCGCTGGATTCGTGCAAGTGGACTTTTTCTTTGCCAATCAAGAAACGCTCGCCGTCAATCAAAACTTCGAGGTCGGGTTTTTGCAAAAATTTATTCACGCTTTCGAGCCAGTCGAGATCGGCACCTTTGGCAGCGCCCCAGGCGAGTCCGGTGCCGGTGTAGTCTTCGGCGACAATCGAAATTCCGCTCGCGAGCTTGCGACGAATCTGCGGGTCGAATTGGTAGCGATTCAGCGAATACCACATTTGCAGCTCTTCCTCGCTGACTTTTTGCCTGAGCTCCGGAGTCGAGATGGGTTGCCGCCGAAAGGAAATCGCGGGTTTGCGTTTCGGATTCGGTCGGCGCACTTTCGTACCCTCGAAAAACTCAATCATCGATTGGACGCTGTGCCGTTGTTTGCCGCGCAGAATTTCATTCAGCATTTTGCCGGTCGGATCGAGGTCGTAGAGCGGATATTTGAAATACTCGACGCGCACGCCGCGCCCAATCAGTCGCTGTACCAAGAGCGAAGTTTGGGTGCTTTTGCCAATGTTATTAATTCCGTAAACGGCGATAAATTTTCCACGCATCGGACACCCATTTTACTCGAAAAATTTGGTGCGCGGAAAATTAAATTTAAAGACTATCCGAATAGGCACTTGCTCCCGTCACGCGCAACATGAGCACACGGTAAATCGTCTCGGCGACTTCAGCGCGCGTCACGCCACTCGTTCCTTCAAACAAGTTCGAAGGGAGCGGGAAGATATTTTTGAGCTTCGAATAATTCGCGAAAGCTGAATACCAGTCATCCGCCGGGACATCCGGGTAGGGATTTTCGCTCACGCTATCGGGCGAGATGCCAGCCGCGAAGAGCAGAATTTTCAAATACTCGGCGCGATTGATCGTGTTGCTCGGGCGGAAAGTGCTGTCAGGATAGCCATTCGCGATTCCGTGCATGACGGCTGTTCCGACAAAGTCGGCGTACCACTGCTCGTTGCTGGTATCTTTGAAGCCGAGTGCCGGGTTTTGGTCCATGGCAATTCCAAATCCCAGAATCAACATTTTGAGCGCCTCGACACGATTCACAGTTTTCGCCGGTTTGAAGCTGCCGTCATCGTATCCGCCGACGATTCCATTTTCTTTTAGATATTTGATGGCTTTGGCGTTCTCGTGGTTTGAGTCGACATCGCTGAAAATTTCCTCAGCACTAATTGTCTCGACAACTTCTGGTGTCTCGACGACCTCCGGAGTTTCTGTGGTTAAGTTAGTGTTAGTGATAGTGTTAGTGTTAGTTTCAGTGATAGTGTTGGTTGTGTCCGTGGTCGGAGTTTCAGTTGGTGTCGTGACAGTGGCGGAAGCATCAGCGACAGTCGTGGTCGTGACGGTTTCCGTGCTTGTGTTCGCCCCCGCATCGGTCGTCGTGGTTGTGGTCGTCGTTGTTTCGCTCGCGTGGAGATCACTCGGAGTTGTATTGCCGGAAGTGTCCGTGACGAGATAACGCTGCACCCAGAGCATCGGATTGATGGTATTCGCGATGGCGCCCGCCTGACCGATGCCAGCCGATACGCCGTCGAAGAAGCTCACACCGGCGGCGGCGCAGTCTGCGCTCGTGAACGGCCACCAGGGATGCCACGGCGCACTGTCTTTGTCGATTTGAAAATGCAAATGCGGCGTGGTCGAGGTACCGCTGCTGCCGGACTGACCGACGACTTGACCGCGTGTCACGATGTCGCCGACATTCACACCTGTCGCGGAGAGATGCGCGTAAGCGGAATAAAGCGTGACCGTTTCATTCGCATCGAGACTTGGCACATTGGGGTGTTTGACGACGATGTGCATGCCGAAGCCGCTCGAAGCTGCCGCGACTTTCACGACCTTGCCATTCGCGACGGCATGGACGGGCGTACCCGTCGGCGCGCGGATGTCGATGGCGAGATGGCTGCCCTGATATTCTTTGCTGCCGGATTCGTAGCTGCCCATGTACGGTACGGCGAAAGTCACCAATTTGTTGGCGAGATTTTTGTCAGCTCTCCAATTCAAATCCGCGACCATCACACCGAAAGCCGCCGGATCATAATTCGGCAGAGGTAGCATTTTTTCGAGTGGAATCTGCGCGGCGAGCAGCGTCGAGCGACCGCCGATGTCCGTCCAGTCGGGAACTTCCGTAATCGGCAGGCTCGTTCCGTCGAATGGTGCGGGTTGCTCGAGGTCGAGAACCGAAGCCATGAAATTCCCGGTCGATTCACCGAAGACGCCGACGACTGCGGTGATTACGAGCGTCACCGCGAGCGCATTGAGGGCGTGCTTATGTGCGCGGTAAAAGTTCCAAAAGTTTTGCATTTTTTTGTATTAAAATTTGTTTTGGTTTTTCTAAATCTGTTCATTTTACCATTTTTCCCCTGTGAAATCAATCTACCAAACCAGCGATGCGGAGGCGACGGAGGCACTCGGTGAGTCGCTCGCGCCGGAGCTGCGTGGGCAAAAAGTTTTTCTCTTCGGCGATCTCGGTCTCGGCAAGACGACTCTGCTCCGTGGGCTCGCGCGTGGTCTCGGGCTGAAGTCCA
It encodes the following:
- a CDS encoding histidinol-phosphatase — protein: MIFDFHTHTRQQDGANSAREMIETAIAQGVAILGISEHSPRLPGFRYADDPVGEVRGLEGWSEFLAEIDQLKIEYTDRIEILKGCEVDWLGEENLDWVKKLLAAGSFDYTIGSVHFLGRWGFDYLKDWESGYKKFENIEAIYREYFLEYARMVRSGLFDIAGHLDLIKKFNDQFPLSENSNILELAEPAFAALENSKMVLEISSAGLTKPCQEWYPSLELLQAANSRGIPITFNSDAHSVNRIAENFAAAKEFAKSAGYSEVVIFHASGRREELKI
- a CDS encoding four helix bundle protein, whose amino-acid sequence is MKYENSFRKLIVWQSAKKLVMLVYQITKKFPREEIFGMTNQIRRAAVSVCANIAEGNARSGEKERIQFFNFAKASLVEVDCLGELAFEQNYFSQKDFDELLELINKTAYLLIRLKNSKINNLDNPKSSQLSLKSHE
- a CDS encoding riboflavin synthase, with the protein product MFTGIITELGEVKKIFRDGENTAFTIAAPKTARTLKIGDSIAINGACHTVVQKIKNTFVVESMPETLRRTNFGDFEIGSQVNLERPVGVSGSFDGHFVSGHIDGVAKILTIKKDKNSKIFTLALPKNLTKFVVEKGSISLDGISLTVISIHGNKIEVGIIPHTLQETNLGIRKVGERVNVEADLLAKHVAKLIRK
- the hisG gene encoding ATP phosphoribosyltransferase, producing MTTRLKIALQKKGRLADESFALLRKIGLTFVANGHYLVLKCTDFPADILLLRDDDIPAFVARGSADLGIVGQNVVRESGKKVREIAPLGFGACRLAIAVPRNSKFKKIADLKNSTIATEYPNSTKKFFRELKIPVSLAELSGSAEIAPEMGVADAIADIVDTGTTLEAHNLIPLEPPIFRSEAILVADPKLSSAKKKLLEDLIARIEAVQKASDKKYVVLNCSEKNLAKIEKLLPALEAPTILPLAKKGEFALQSVATEKEFWAALPRLKAAGAKDILLLNVEKIVL
- a CDS encoding HU family DNA-binding protein, coding for MNRQELIDALAERLGLSKRLVAEVLEGLVATITVELKKGNNVTVTGFGTFRVSKRAARSGVSPRDPTQRIEIPALKVPAFRAGKTLKDSIR
- a CDS encoding M20/M25/M40 family metallo-hydrolase; translated protein: MNPAEFLEKIVSIYSPSEREDELAKFIAATAQDLGFAKTSVDHFSNVVLEIGAPTAQKTILLLGHIDTVRPFLSVKIKDGKLFGRGAVDAKGPFATFVFAALAAAPQLKNTKIIVAGASQEEQHGTGARVLAEKFTAPDFIVVGEPSGFTGITLGYKGTFSMEFFKRKNSAHSANDSEKNAIEEAIDFTQKIKKFCDEFNSGKSIWEGLQQRVVKFVFDEVNGVEQVKVRVKFRTPIGFDIAALKKVVGKNSKGGEISYLQSWGSEEACLSPKNSPLVKAFLAAIRAEGGEPVFKVKTGTADMNTLVKAFPGVPIVSYGPGDSNLDHTPQEHIELAEFEKAIKILEKVLLRLDERA
- the hisD gene encoding histidinol dehydrogenase, whose translation is MQIQKLASLSTKERAAILARGGAAAPAIKKTVGAILQKIRQDGEAAVLAFTKKFDGIELKGLAVSAKELKAVDEKSAKFDFLRAAAVNIQKFHENQLANIRAEKKVQTAPGVQIWREWRPIARVGIYAPGGLATYPSSVLMQAIPARIAGCTEIILATPPRKDGSISEVVIAAAKLAGVTKILKVGGAQAIGALAFLEKVEKITGPGNPWVTEAKSQISSEIPIDMPAGPSEILILADDSAVPRFVAADLLSQAEHASDSTALLVTTSTKLAKAVARELVLQIKKLSRRAIAQKSLDSRGRILVAKNLPSALTFVNEFAAEHLEICLTDSEKILPQIQNAGSIFLGNFSSEPAGDFATGTNHVLPTAGFARNFAPLSVESFGKKIQIQKISKTGLAAIRATCEKFGAVEGLDAHARSISIRFDAKN
- a CDS encoding phosphoglycerate kinase, which produces MNLRTLRDAENLSGKRVLVRADFDVPIENGVVTNASRIQAALPTLEFLRSVSAKIILLAHLGRPKSATDENLRLDPIAVSLSELLGIPVKKLDDCVGVSVEAEIAKMQPGEIILLENTRFHAGEEENSSEFVAELARLGEVFVNDAFATAHRAHASNFGIAQILPSYAGLSLEKEIQSLSSVLLSPKKPLVLILGGAKIDTKIGVLRQFVTLADTILLGGGLANTFLAAQNFAVGASLYEPEKLETAREILALAAKFNCAIVLPSDAVCAPDFDSPSQTFETTAIPAEQKMLDLGAESIGQFSEIIQNAGTVVWNGPVGVFEQAAFAAGTHAIITACAATSADTILGGGDTLAALAQFAIPLTKFTHVSTGGGAMLELLENKKLPALAILEK
- the ribH gene encoding 6,7-dimethyl-8-ribityllumazine synthase; protein product: MKFAIITSRFAEKAGDALDILNASCAQKLRELKVDFEKFTVPGAFEIPTLAKQILLTKKFDGVIALGVVVRGETAHFDFVAGNCARKLADLGVEFAQPVIFGVLTTETTAQASARAARGAEFATAAFELAHELAKIRA
- the hisC gene encoding histidinol-phosphate transaminase is translated as MPKINFTKLAKKSVRSSAAYSSARSLVREASIFLDANENAFGSVLPKISNVELSRYPDPLAKKLREQFGKFVGVSADQVLVGNGSDEIIWLLLLAFVEAGQEILTFAPTFSMYRVFAELLGLRVREVALEADYSLDTAKLLRQISAKTKLIFLCSPNNPTGQVLPRAQLEQIIRTGKLVVLDEAYIEFAPEKSAVALLRKFPNLIILRTFSKAWGLAGLRVGCGLMDAAAIAILQKVRAPYSVDALSQKLALDALANSKKMQAMVKKILAEKEKLAAKLWELGLIVFPSDANFLLVRFPAEVSASRVQKNLLEKFGIVVRDFSHKKFLENCVRITVGNPNENEELLRALRSFKDLSSK